The following is a genomic window from Saprospiraceae bacterium.
AAAAGAAACATAATGACCTTCGGCACCATTTTCTAACATCCTGGCAATGGTACCTCCACATCCAAATTCACCATCATCTGTGTGAGGTGCAAGAACTAAGATTTTTTTGAAATGAAATGACATAAAATTATTTATAAGCATTAATAAATTCCTTTTCTTCTAAATTCCAAGAGAGCGACTTTGCATACCTCTGAACATTTAATTTTTTTTTCAGAATATCCTCAACCTGTAAATTCGTCAAATAGTTTTTAAATGAATCAGGATCCGTTTCGCTAATTACCCAACCTAAATTATTGTCTTTAATCAGTGAAGCCATGTATGTTAAATTAGAACTGACCACTACTGGAAGACCAGCCAGCAGGTACTCACTAAATTTATTTGGAAGGGAATATTGATAACTTAAACCAACCTTCTGATTTATAAAAAATATTCCAATATCAGCAGAAGATGTGTAGGCAACTATTTCATTCATAGGAACACTGCTTTGGTAATGAATATTAGAATACATCTCCGAATTTAATAAGATTTCATTTTCTAGAATCCCAAAACCCATAAAAACAATATGAATATTATTACTATTGATAGTTGAAAAAGATTCCAACAATGTAGGTATACCTCTTGCTGGAGCTAAAATACCTTGGTATATAAACAACAAATCAGAATCTTTCAAATTAAATTTCGCTTTTAAAACATTGGTCTTTGGCAGATTTTCCTCTGCCATATAAGGAAGATTTCTTATCACATAAATAGATTTACACTGATAGTTTTCAATATACCAATTCTTTATAGGCTCACAAACAACGATTACACTATCCGAGAATCTTATAAAAATACGTTCTATTGTTTTAAAAATAAATTTTACTTTATTTGATAAACCCTCTTTTTCGGATTCAAGTTCATGAGGAGAATATATCAATTTGGTATTTTTCCCTAGTATTAGCTTTGCAAGTACGCAAAAAGGCAATAAATCTACTCGCCGGCATGTAATAAAGTTAGGCTTTAGTTTTAAAGACAAAGAAATAACACCCAAATAATAGCTGGCTAAAAAATAAAGCATTTTAACCAATGAAAAAATTTCTTTTCTCATTCTTTTTCGATAATCATGAGGTAATTTGGACATTACCAATATCTGGTTTGGTCCAAAGTTTATTGTTTTTATCCCATCTCCTTCACCTGTTGCCCAAACATAATCTTTACCTACAAGTCCTAAATCGACAAGGCTTTTACTTGTTTTCAAAATTCTACTCGCATTTTTAAGAGAACAAGGATAGACCTGTATATTAATTTTTTGTGAATTCACTCAATTGAAAATTTTGGCTTTAGTATTTTAATATTTCTCAAAATATTCTGACCTGTTTGACTTTTTAATAATGCGGTACCAAACTTCATCTCACCTATATCTGATTTAAACATATTTTTGTAAGATTTCACCTTTCCGTTTCGAAAATAAATGCCTTTAGTAAAAACTTTGTCCCAAGAAATATGTCCAAGGAATATATTATGATGGATTTTTACTGTATTTATTGGATCACCATGAATGACAATAGGTCCATCTTCTGTTGTATAAAATGTATTATGATGAATATGTAGATCTGTTCCCCCTATAGTATCTTTTACTCTTTCATCATAAATACCATGCATATCTACAACATAGTTCAAACTCCTCTTACCGAAAATATTATTACGTATTTCATACCCTGAATTCAACCTACCACTCCCTGCAACACTATGCCTATTCCAATTAAAAAAATTTTCTTCAATGATTGCATAAGCGTCATGCAATGCTACACCATATCCAAGACCCAATCTTTGATTATGATGTATGTAATTATTGCGAATAATATTTCCACTTCCACTTTCCATATCAATTGCTGCATAAGACCAACCAAGTAATTCGCAATTTTGAACAAAAAGTTTACCATATCCAATACATCGAATACCGTGTGAATAAGGCAAAGAATAATATTGATTCTTTGCTATCAATTCATACATTTGTTGAATTCTACGAGATGTATCAGGACCCATTAACCTTATCCCAACAATTTTTATATCATCCCCTTTGCATTGAATAGCGGGGGAGTGACCTAAATCTTTTGTAAACAATAGAGCTCCTCTATTTTTACAGGAATTCCCACTAACCAAACGAACTCCTCTTTTTAATTGAATAGGAGGCTTTCCAGTTAAATCGATAATGGAAGTATCTTTTATATAAATAGTTTGATATGGTAGTGAATTATTTATTGCCAAAATTAATTCTTCGTAATTCCTAACAACAAAATCTGGAGTACTCTTTTGTAAAATTGTGAGTGATGTACAACCAATTTTTTTATAAATTTTTCTCGATTCCGCCCCATAATAATTAAGTTTACAACTAGTAAAAAACAATAAATAAATGGATACGAAGAATATTTTCGTCTTTAAATTTTGCATTGTTGATTCTTTTTTGAATAATACAGTACTAATACTCTAGAAATTAAGAACCAAATAAAAGGATTATGAAAACTTCTTGAGAAGGAAATAGCGATGAGCGTAAAAATTGTCAGAGAAACAGTTGATAAAAAAATTCCATCTTGTGTTATAAAATAAAGTTTATAAAGATAATACATTAAAATTATAACAGACATTAAAAAAAGAAAAAATGGTAGTATGCCAAATTGCTCCCAAATCGAAAAATAGGTATGTGTATAGTTTCCATCGGCACCGTTAAATAGTCTTACATCTCCCATAAAATCACCAAGTACCCAACTTTCTTTAAAATTATCATAGTTGATCTCAGACTGCAATCTTCTTTCTGCCAACGATGCATCTTTTTTTAAGTCAGTTTTTAGAATTCGACTAGATGTAAATAAAGTATTGTTCATTTGGTTGCTATTCCTTAATATCAAAATAGAAACTAAAGAAAAAAAACTTAAAAAGATGAGTAATCTAACATTTTTTAGAAAAATAAAAATAGTACATACAATAAAGCAAACGAAGGTTGTGCGAGAAGGAGTTATAAATAAAACAGAAAATGTAGTAACCCATACAAAAAATTTTGTCCATAATGACTTAGACTCAAAAATTACAAATATGGCTAAAAAAGCCAAAGAGTCTGCTAGTAAAATATAATTTACTGCTTTTGTAACTTTATAGGTGAAATAACTCGCAAACAAATAATCAAAATTCCACAACAAAAAAGCTACATATATTATCCAAGAAACTAAAAATACTGAATAAGTTCGCCACTTGTCAACATAAAGTCCTGAAATAAACATCATAGTATACCCAGAAATTACTGCATCAACTCTTAATAAAAACTGGTCTGTTGCGTTATATGAATAGGAAGTAATAAATGGGTACGATACTATAATCATAACTGATATAGAGAATATACATAAAATAGGGAATCCGAGAAGCTTTAAAATCGGTTTAAAAAAAGTCAATTTATAGTCATGTGAGATCACAAGAAACATTGAAACAAAAATAGTAGTTAAAAGAATAAGCAATCTTACTGCAGAAAAGTTAATTTTGGGATATAATAAATAAACTTCTCCAAACTTATATAAAGGAGTTAAAAGAAATGCCACCAAAATGTAAAGAATACATAATAAATATAAGGCTTTATCCAAATAGTTTTCCTTAATAATTGAAAAGTTATGGCCTATATTCATAGTTTAGATCAAAAATTCACTTTCAACAATCTTGACCAAATGGCTAGACTATATATTCTCCAAAAAGTTCGGTTATCAATACTTTTATTGATTTTTTCAACATCAATTAAATTTTTTATAAACTTTGACTCTTTTATTTCTTTTTCAAAAAAGTCTTTGTCTTTTAACCATGTACTTTCTGGCGCTTCAAAACCTCTTTTATTTTTTCTCCATATAATAGAGTCTGGAAGAAGACCATCAAAGCATTTTCTTAATAAATATTTAGACCATCCATCTTTTATCATCAAATTTGGATCACTATCCAAAACACCTTTTACTAAATCAAAATCTAAAAAAGGTAATCTCGATTCAATACTGCAGCTCATGGAATTTTTATCTTCATATTTTAAGAGGTGAGGGAGCTGATAGGCATATAACTCACTTAATTGAAGTTCTTTAATGCCATCAGAAAATAATAATTTCTTCATGGATTTAGAAAAATCATACTTTTCTAAATGTTCCTTCTTTACAAAAGATAATCTTCTAAATATAAAAGTTTTTCTAAGACTTAAGAAATTAAAATATAAATAGTACAATACATTTTTCAAAAATCCGTGGCGGGATTTTTTAGAAATTTCTCTCAAAAAAGATACTTTTTCCAGAAAACCCATATTATTCATTATTGCAAAATAATAACGTTCATATCCTAAAAAAAGCTCATCGCCACCTTGACCATCTAAGATAACAGGGCAATTATCACTCTGGGCTTGCTTAAAAACGAAATATTGGAACAATACGGATGGTCCGCCAAAAGGTTCTTCTTGAATCTTTACTACCTTTTCAATTGCATTAAAAAAATCTTCAACCTTAGGTTCAATAATTGTTAGGTCAATATTAGTTTCTTCAGAAACCAATTTTGCATAAGAACTTTCATCACTATCTGATTCAGATGATTTAGCGTGAATAGCATAAAATGAAATGGCCGAATTTCTAGAATTTATTTGTGAAGAAAGAGCAGCAACGATAGAACTATCTAAACCACCACTTAGACATGTCCCAACTTTTACATCTGAACGCATTCGAATTCGAACTGATGTCTCAAACAAATCTTTTACTAAACTAGTTGCTTGAACTTCATTCAAATCATTTGATATAGGGATATATGTATGATATAAATAGCTATTTACTGCATTTGACTTTAGATTATAAATTAAATTGGTAGATGGGGGCAACTTTTCAATTCCTTGAAAAAAAGTAGCAGAGGTATGCTCTTCTAAACCTAATATGAGAAAATCCAATACCAAATCAATATTAGCCTTTCTTTCTACCAAATACGGTAGAAGTTGCTTTATTTCAGATCCAATTATAAATCTCTCATTCGTGCTTAAAAGGTAAAAAGGCTTAATTCCAAATCTGTCCCTGCTACAAAAAAGGATTTCCTTTTTTTCATCATAAAGAACAAACGCCCACATTCCATTGAACCTTACAACACATTCTTCACCCCATTCCTCATATGCCTTTAATATCACCTCAGTATCTGAACAAGTTGTAAAATTATATCCCAAAGCGAGCAATTCACATCTTATTTCAATATAATTATAAATTTCACCATTAAAAATCAATTGATTGCTACCTGAAGACATTGGCTGATTGGCTTCCGCTGATAAGTCAATAATCGACAATCTTCTATGCCCCAATGCAAAATTGCCTCCCAAATAATACCCTTCACCATCTGGACCCCTATGAGTAACCAATCTATTTATCTCTTCTATTTCTTCTTGTCCTATAGGGCCTTTAGAAACATTAATTATTGCCGTGATTCCACACATATACTTCTAGTTTAAACAACAAATAACCGAAAGATATAAAAAGTTTCTACTCAAAAAAAGCATTAATTTAGTATAACACATAATGAAAAATATTAATCTTATAAAATTTAAAATCGTCTTAATTTATAAAATGCCGCAATCCAAATTTTTTTTTGCTAAATAAAATATTTATGAACTATCGTCACCTCAAATCAATCCTACTATACAATCATATTCATTCACTATAAAATCTGATTTTATCTTTTTTTGAGTCTTTTTTAGTAAATAGTTCCTTTCTTCACCGAGCTTTCATAACTGAGCATTGCTCTGTCGTATTCATTACAAAAGTTACAAATCCACATTTTATCAAATGCGATTTCAGAAGTACTTACAACTAACACAAATCGCAAGTAAATTTAGCATATAATTTTATTAGCTTATTTTTTCTCTTAATTTTTTAATTAGGTTAAACAAAAAAGAATTATTTTGGAAATCCTTTTCTGTAGTTGGAGGAATATTCATATAATGATCAAACTCTTCCATTGTAATCCCAAGCTTTTTTGCAACATAAACAGAGTCTTCAAGAAGATCCTGTTTAGAATATGGGTTCTTTGACAATTCATGAAGTGCCTCTTCTCTTTGCATTTGGCCTGTTACAACCAAACTAGCTAAATGAGCCCTTCTCTTTTCAAAAACCAAATCGTTTTGGTTGATAATAAGTCTGAAAAAATTTCGTGAAGACTGATTCATGATGTTTACCACCATAATATTTCCAATCAAGCTCATCCTGTAATACTTTCATTGCCTCTTCCTTATTGTAGTCCATCATATTCAACACATCAACTCGTATTATCTTATGAAAAAAGGATAGACAAAATAATACTTGAATAAATTAACAAATGGATAAGTTTTTAATTTGTTCGTACCAAATTTTTTATGAATTGATTTAATCAATTTAGAATCTAAGTTGTTATAGTCCCATGACTTTGGAAGAATACATTCTGTAGAAGCGTTTGCACCTGTTATAAAATAGGTAATTTTCTTTTCTTGAGCAATCCTTCTTAGCACAGAATGAAAAACATGGTCTTGAGGATTATCTTGACAAACAATTCCCGAT
Proteins encoded in this region:
- a CDS encoding glycosyltransferase — translated: MNSQKINIQVYPCSLKNASRILKTSKSLVDLGLVGKDYVWATGEGDGIKTINFGPNQILVMSKLPHDYRKRMRKEIFSLVKMLYFLASYYLGVISLSLKLKPNFITCRRVDLLPFCVLAKLILGKNTKLIYSPHELESEKEGLSNKVKFIFKTIERIFIRFSDSVIVVCEPIKNWYIENYQCKSIYVIRNLPYMAEENLPKTNVLKAKFNLKDSDLLFIYQGILAPARGIPTLLESFSTINSNNIHIVFMGFGILENEILLNSEMYSNIHYQSSVPMNEIVAYTSSADIGIFFINQKVGLSYQYSLPNKFSEYLLAGLPVVVSSNLTYMASLIKDNNLGWVISETDPDSFKNYLTNLQVEDILKKKLNVQRYAKSLSWNLEEKEFINAYK
- a CDS encoding right-handed parallel beta-helix repeat-containing protein, with the translated sequence MQNLKTKIFFVSIYLLFFTSCKLNYYGAESRKIYKKIGCTSLTILQKSTPDFVVRNYEELILAINNSLPYQTIYIKDTSIIDLTGKPPIQLKRGVRLVSGNSCKNRGALLFTKDLGHSPAIQCKGDDIKIVGIRLMGPDTSRRIQQMYELIAKNQYYSLPYSHGIRCIGYGKLFVQNCELLGWSYAAIDMESGSGNIIRNNYIHHNQRLGLGYGVALHDAYAIIEENFFNWNRHSVAGSGRLNSGYEIRNNIFGKRSLNYVVDMHGIYDERVKDTIGGTDLHIHHNTFYTTEDGPIVIHGDPINTVKIHHNIFLGHISWDKVFTKGIYFRNGKVKSYKNMFKSDIGEMKFGTALLKSQTGQNILRNIKILKPKFSIE
- the asnB gene encoding asparagine synthase (glutamine-hydrolyzing), translated to MCGITAIINVSKGPIGQEEIEEINRLVTHRGPDGEGYYLGGNFALGHRRLSIIDLSAEANQPMSSGSNQLIFNGEIYNYIEIRCELLALGYNFTTCSDTEVILKAYEEWGEECVVRFNGMWAFVLYDEKKEILFCSRDRFGIKPFYLLSTNERFIIGSEIKQLLPYLVERKANIDLVLDFLILGLEEHTSATFFQGIEKLPPSTNLIYNLKSNAVNSYLYHTYIPISNDLNEVQATSLVKDLFETSVRIRMRSDVKVGTCLSGGLDSSIVAALSSQINSRNSAISFYAIHAKSSESDSDESSYAKLVSEETNIDLTIIEPKVEDFFNAIEKVVKIQEEPFGGPSVLFQYFVFKQAQSDNCPVILDGQGGDELFLGYERYYFAIMNNMGFLEKVSFLREISKKSRHGFLKNVLYYLYFNFLSLRKTFIFRRLSFVKKEHLEKYDFSKSMKKLLFSDGIKELQLSELYAYQLPHLLKYEDKNSMSCSIESRLPFLDFDLVKGVLDSDPNLMIKDGWSKYLLRKCFDGLLPDSIIWRKNKRGFEAPESTWLKDKDFFEKEIKESKFIKNLIDVEKINKSIDNRTFWRIYSLAIWSRLLKVNF